One segment of Diorhabda sublineata isolate icDioSubl1.1 unplaced genomic scaffold, icDioSubl1.1 Dsub_19, whole genome shotgun sequence DNA contains the following:
- the LOC130452128 gene encoding uncharacterized protein LOC130452128, with product MAEDLFKTLIKKRGVLKGKVSVFSNKITKLQESFLNEENISEQTIIELEDRIGQISDITNEFDSIQSQIEMEILDDESKFMEQLAQREQFLQNFYDSFASAKHLLNQLKPANNSNSDHNSDKNSPAVKLPDIKLPTFSGSLNTWLEFRDTFTALINDNPDIDDINKFHYLRDSLEGSASQIIQSLEISAGTYKVAWDLLCKRYDNKKALIYNHLDALFGLEKTENRKVSSFKLRNLSDTVSKHLRALNSLKLPTDQWDILILHLMARCLDDGSVSKWEEYKSKKDLPSFEDMYEFFRSRSDLLERLELNKLEQGSKSGKIRGLLSADSESNSHENKTSFQGFKCAI from the coding sequence atggcTGAAGATCTATTTAAAACCTTAATTAAAAAACGAGGTGTTCTTAAAGGAAAAGTTTCTGTTTTTAgcaataaaattacaaaattacaggAAAGTTTTTTGAACGAAGAAAATATTTCGGAACAAACTATCATTGAATTAGAAGATAGAATCGGTCAGATTAGTGATATTACTAATGAGTTTGATAGTATTCAGAGTCaaattgaaatggaaattttAGATGATGAATCCAAGTTTATGGAACAATTAGCTCAACGAGAGCAgttcttacaaaatttttatgattcatTTGCGTCagcaaaacatttattgaatcaattaaaaCCAGCTAATAATAGTAACAGTGATCATAATTCCGATAAGAATTCTCCTGCAGTAAAATTGCCAGACATAAAATTACCTACATTTAGTGGGTCTTTAAATACCTGGCTTGAGTTTCGAGACACGTTTACCGCATTAATAAACGACAACCCTGATAttgatgatataaataaatttcactatttAAGGGATAGTCTAGAGGGTAGCGCTAGTCAGATTATTCAATCTCTTGAAATTTCTGCAGGAACGTATAAGGTTGCATGGGATTTGTTATGCAAAcgatatgataataaaaaagcaTTGATATACAATCATTTAGATGCATTGTTTGGTttagaaaaaacagaaaacagaAAAGTCTCATCTTTTAAATTAAGAAATCTCTCAGATACAGTCTCCAAACACTTGAGGGCTCTTAACAGTCTTAAACTTCCCACAGATCAATGggatattctaattttacatttaatggCCAGATGTTTGGACGATGGATCTGTTAGTAAATGGGAGGAATACAAGTCTAAAAAAGATTTGCCTTCTTTTGAGGATATGTATGAATTTTTTAGAAGTAGATCAGACTTGCTAGAGCGATTAGAGTTGAACAAACTTGAACAGGGATCCAAGTCAGGGAAAATCAGGGGCTTACTTTCTGCCGATTCAGAAAGTAATTCAcatgaaaacaaaacatcttttcAAGGTTTCAAGTGTGCCATATGA
- the LOC130452127 gene encoding uncharacterized protein LOC130452127, with the protein MLIGADIFWNVLCPNQLKLNTNGPVLQETQLGWLVSGKIQGFQLSNNIVCNLVKNEGDLYIQDQLSKFFEIESVKTASPWSKEEMDCETTRTQEGSFVVSIPLKASPKILGESLGLAKRRFKSLEQKFSKEYQFSRMYKNFILEYEKLNHMQNIGEVSEVNHED; encoded by the coding sequence ATGCTGATAGGTgctgatattttttggaatgttttatgTCCAAACCAATTGAAGTTAAATACAAATGGTCCTGTTTTACAGGAAACTCAGCTTGGATGGTTGGTTTCAGGTAAAATACAAGGCTTTCAGCtttctaataatatagtttgtaatttggttaaaaatgaaGGTGATTTATATATCCAAGACCAGttatcaaaattctttgaaatagaaAGTGTTAAAACTGCCAGTCCTTGGTCCAAAGAGGAAATGGACTGTGAAACAACAAGAACTCAAGAAGGTAGTTTTGTTGTATCGATTCCATTGAAAGCAAGTCCAAAAATATTAGGTGAATCTTTAGGTCTAGCCAAAAGAAGATTCAAATCACTTGAGCAAAAATTCTCAAAAGAATACCAATTCTCAAGAATGTACAAGAATTTTATCCTCGAATATGAAAAGCTCAATCATATGCAAAACATAGGAGAGGTATCTGAAGTAAATCATGAGGATTAA